From Nitratidesulfovibrio vulgaris str. Hildenborough, a single genomic window includes:
- a CDS encoding primase-helicase zinc-binding domain-containing protein, protein MRAPLLERLAARGLQPRKVSTGRGDRGEEYASPCPVCGGRDRFRIWPEQPGGPACAKAGVVGTWFCRQEQKGGDVLEYLLTVERLEWAEACKELGIERTTFVPGRLPAMPKAIRKASFQPKPSALPGDIWSARAGKFVADAHAALLRTPRALAYLAERGLPEAAVRRYRLGYLAGEQGRQGVFRARSAWGLQPKEGKDGKPRTSMFIPRGIIIPAYGPAGQDGAPVRIRIRRPDGDVEQWGDKYMLVEGGCGRTTMLLGEAPRAVVVVEAELDAMLVRHAAGDLVGALAVLTNRGRPDATAHTALQSAASILVALDYDGPGADGWAWWRETYPQAKRWPVPAGKDPGDAFKQGEDLRAWILAGLPPVLAMEHAKARGAEQLSSVEQAPTASSAPAVAPCATAPAPIPSPAAAAASAPASSCGLQPDVMQTVLAFRTLWEGMPVKYVRFNSGGYEWQYPAPWGKRHMARLHELLRRFDATPTLWDYFAEHPARIITPDNLLCRARRSNANRPHQNDAACC, encoded by the coding sequence ATGAGAGCGCCGTTGCTTGAAAGACTTGCTGCCCGTGGTCTGCAGCCCAGAAAGGTCTCCACCGGCAGGGGGGACAGGGGCGAGGAGTACGCCAGCCCGTGCCCGGTGTGCGGCGGGCGTGACCGCTTCCGCATCTGGCCTGAACAGCCGGGCGGGCCTGCCTGCGCCAAGGCCGGAGTGGTCGGCACATGGTTCTGCCGTCAGGAACAGAAGGGCGGCGATGTGCTCGAGTACCTGCTCACGGTCGAGCGTCTTGAGTGGGCCGAAGCCTGCAAGGAACTCGGCATAGAGCGCACGACCTTCGTACCCGGCAGGCTGCCCGCCATGCCCAAGGCGATCCGCAAGGCCAGCTTCCAGCCGAAGCCCTCGGCCTTGCCGGGTGACATCTGGTCAGCCCGGGCAGGCAAGTTCGTGGCAGACGCCCATGCCGCCCTGCTGCGCACTCCCCGGGCGCTGGCCTATCTTGCCGAACGCGGCCTTCCAGAGGCCGCCGTGCGTCGCTACCGCCTTGGCTACCTCGCCGGGGAACAGGGACGGCAGGGCGTCTTTCGCGCTCGCTCTGCGTGGGGTCTTCAGCCCAAGGAAGGCAAAGACGGCAAGCCGAGAACCAGCATGTTCATCCCTCGCGGCATCATCATTCCGGCCTACGGGCCTGCCGGGCAGGATGGCGCGCCGGTGCGTATCCGAATCCGCAGGCCCGACGGCGATGTGGAGCAGTGGGGCGACAAGTACATGCTCGTCGAGGGCGGTTGCGGGCGCACCACGATGCTGCTGGGCGAGGCTCCTCGTGCGGTGGTCGTGGTCGAGGCCGAACTGGACGCCATGCTCGTGCGTCATGCCGCTGGCGACCTTGTCGGTGCGCTGGCCGTGCTGACAAACCGGGGCCGTCCTGACGCCACAGCCCACACAGCGTTGCAATCCGCAGCATCCATCCTCGTTGCACTGGACTACGACGGCCCGGGGGCAGACGGCTGGGCGTGGTGGCGCGAGACCTACCCGCAGGCCAAGCGGTGGCCCGTTCCTGCTGGAAAGGACCCCGGCGACGCCTTCAAGCAGGGCGAGGACCTGCGGGCGTGGATTCTTGCCGGGTTGCCTCCGGTGCTGGCCATGGAACATGCCAAGGCTCGGGGCGCGGAGCAGCTTTCGTCTGTCGAGCAGGCTCCCACAGCGTCCTCCGCACCCGCCGTTGCCCCGTGTGCGACTGCACCCGCACCCATTCCCTCCCCGGCGGCTGCCGCAGCATCGGCTCCTGCATCCTCGTGCGGCCTCCAGCCGGACGTTATGCAGACGGTGCTTGCCTTCCGTACCCTGTGGGAGGGCATGCCGGTGAAGTACGTGCGCTTCAACTCCGGGGGGTACGAGTGGCAGTACCCGGCCCCGTGGGGCAAGCGCCACATGGCCCGCCTGCACGAACTGCTTCGGCGTTTCGACGCCACCCCGACCTTGTGGGACTACTTCGCGGAGCACCCGGCCCGCATCATCACACCGGACAATTTGCTGTGCAGGGCACGGCGTTCCAACGCCAACAGGCCGCATCAAAACGACGCGGCCTGTTGCTGA
- a CDS encoding DNA modification methylase, with protein sequence MENLNIENWPVDRLHHSEHATRRNEDAIPRMVDALRMFGFRIPLLVTGAGEVVDGHLRLKAALVMGMASVPVIVVDDMTPTQVRTFRLLINRSATWAEWDDEALRVELASLRDYGVDVTMTGFADAELDAFLQGVSLAGESDPDMVPPLPETPTSRPGDVWNMGGHRLLCGDSTSVEDVVRLMAGEQADMLWTDPPYNVDYSGKAGKIRNDKMSPEDFDAFLLRLLSRSYEALADGAAAYVAHSEAGGGTAFRKAFAHAGYKLASCLIWRKHQLVLGRGDYHWQHEPILYGWKPTGKHRWYGNRKHTTLLEHFAGQTVLPAGEGVWQVATGDAVLLIRGQDVTVEEVSTSILAVAKPARSELHPTMKPVALVERMVANSSPRGGLVLDPCGGSGTTLIACERMGRRCNTMELDPRFADVIVRRWEEVTGKTAVLEGGASFADVPLAREVAHA encoded by the coding sequence ATGGAAAACCTCAACATAGAGAACTGGCCCGTGGACAGGCTTCACCATAGCGAACATGCCACCCGTCGTAATGAGGATGCCATACCCCGTATGGTGGACGCCCTGCGTATGTTCGGCTTCCGGATACCCTTGCTGGTCACCGGGGCCGGAGAAGTGGTGGACGGCCACTTGCGGCTGAAGGCGGCGCTCGTCATGGGCATGGCCAGTGTGCCGGTGATCGTCGTGGATGACATGACACCAACGCAGGTGCGGACCTTCCGGTTACTGATCAACCGCTCGGCGACATGGGCCGAATGGGACGACGAGGCATTGCGCGTCGAACTGGCCAGCCTGCGCGACTACGGCGTGGATGTGACGATGACCGGCTTCGCCGATGCGGAACTCGACGCCTTCCTGCAGGGTGTCTCCCTTGCCGGAGAGAGCGATCCGGACATGGTTCCTCCTCTCCCTGAAACGCCTACATCCCGCCCGGGTGATGTCTGGAACATGGGTGGGCATCGTCTTCTCTGCGGCGACAGCACGTCTGTGGAAGATGTTGTCCGGCTCATGGCTGGCGAGCAGGCAGACATGCTGTGGACCGATCCGCCTTACAACGTCGACTACTCCGGCAAGGCCGGGAAAATCCGGAACGACAAGATGAGTCCGGAAGACTTCGATGCTTTCCTGCTGCGTCTTCTGTCGCGCTCCTATGAAGCCTTGGCCGACGGGGCTGCCGCCTATGTGGCCCATTCCGAGGCCGGAGGCGGTACGGCGTTTCGCAAGGCCTTTGCCCACGCCGGCTACAAGCTCGCGTCATGTCTCATCTGGCGCAAGCATCAACTCGTACTTGGGCGAGGCGACTACCACTGGCAGCACGAACCCATCCTCTACGGGTGGAAGCCGACGGGCAAGCACCGCTGGTACGGCAACCGTAAGCACACCACGCTGCTGGAGCACTTCGCCGGGCAGACGGTCCTGCCAGCTGGCGAGGGAGTGTGGCAGGTGGCTACGGGAGACGCTGTGCTGCTCATCCGGGGGCAGGATGTGACGGTGGAGGAGGTTTCCACCTCGATTCTTGCGGTGGCAAAGCCCGCACGCTCCGAGTTGCATCCCACGATGAAGCCCGTGGCACTCGTGGAACGCATGGTGGCCAACAGCTCTCCTCGCGGCGGGCTGGTGCTCGACCCCTGCGGCGGTTCCGGAACGACACTCATCGCCTGCGAGCGCATGGGAAGGCGCTGCAATACGATGGAGCTTGATCCCCGTTTTGCGGACGTGATTGTCCGGCGATGGGAGGAAGTCACAGGCAAGACAGCGGTACTGGAAGGCGGCGCGTCATTTGCCGATGTGCCGCTGGCGAGGGAGGTGGCCCATGCATGA
- a CDS encoding phage terminase large subunit family protein → MRLPANLHPDLRVRVLARLKKSAGKWSFSFSRGERAVMRRRTPMPVSQWAEQHRVVGYSSVPGRWHNSITPYSVGIMDASFHEAVRKIGVCKCPQSGITEAIHNCIGYAIDRSPGPVMYVYPDELTARENAKDRIQPMIEGSPRLATYLTGSADDKSSLRINLQHMPIFLAWSGSPARLGNKPIRYLVLDELDKYQESKKEASPEALAEKRTITWRHKARIWKLSTPTVEAEGIWKFMTREAQAVFDYHVRCPHCAMEQLMTFDRIRWPEDVRDPEDVLSRQLAEYVCEHCGSVWHDGDRDRAVRLGLWRERSTGLELKAHLDTHRPANIGFHLPAWLSYFVSLSKVAASFLRWNASKNQVDLKDFCNNFKAEPWRLHRVDRDEDRILALCDDRPRGIVPGPLGDDGTPRIAALVAGIDTQGSDEHRGYFRYVIRAFGWGQEDESWLIQCGTAPTFPALAEILWGSVYRDGHGNEYRVRLALQDSMGHRTKEVYAFCAANKGRIFPTQGKQHQAAPLTYSPLEYYPGTQRRIPGGLRLLKVDTTFFKNDLAAKLSIAPEDPGAFHLHHDTPLEYAREMVAEYYDEQKQAWVCPSGRDNHYWDCEVLALAGAFALGVRNWKQPQQQTKTQHEAQSVPASPRYGARPGWWGGAR, encoded by the coding sequence ATGCGCCTACCGGCCAACCTCCATCCAGACCTGCGCGTCCGCGTCCTAGCGCGCTTGAAAAAGAGCGCAGGAAAATGGTCCTTCTCGTTCTCGCGTGGTGAGCGCGCCGTCATGCGGCGGCGTACACCCATGCCAGTGAGCCAGTGGGCCGAGCAACATAGAGTGGTTGGATACTCTTCAGTCCCCGGTCGCTGGCATAACTCCATCACACCCTACAGCGTGGGCATCATGGATGCCAGCTTTCACGAGGCGGTGCGGAAGATCGGCGTGTGCAAGTGCCCGCAGTCGGGCATCACCGAGGCCATTCACAATTGCATCGGGTACGCCATCGACCGCTCCCCGGGGCCGGTCATGTATGTCTACCCCGATGAACTCACCGCCCGCGAGAATGCCAAGGACCGCATCCAGCCCATGATAGAGGGTAGCCCGCGTCTCGCCACGTACCTGACGGGGTCGGCGGACGACAAATCAAGCCTGCGCATCAACCTGCAGCATATGCCGATCTTCCTTGCGTGGTCAGGTTCCCCGGCACGGCTGGGCAACAAGCCCATCCGCTACCTCGTGTTGGATGAGTTGGACAAATACCAAGAAAGCAAGAAAGAGGCGTCTCCCGAAGCCCTTGCCGAGAAGCGCACCATCACGTGGCGGCACAAGGCGCGTATCTGGAAGCTCTCCACCCCGACCGTCGAAGCTGAAGGCATTTGGAAATTCATGACGCGCGAGGCGCAGGCCGTGTTCGATTATCATGTGCGTTGCCCACACTGCGCGATGGAACAGCTGATGACCTTCGATAGAATCCGCTGGCCGGAGGACGTCCGCGACCCGGAGGACGTGCTTTCGCGCCAGCTTGCCGAGTATGTCTGCGAGCATTGCGGCAGCGTATGGCATGACGGCGACCGCGACCGGGCCGTGCGCCTTGGCCTGTGGCGTGAACGGTCGACAGGGCTTGAACTGAAGGCCCACCTCGACACGCACCGGCCCGCGAACATCGGCTTTCATCTGCCTGCGTGGCTCTCGTACTTCGTGTCGCTGTCCAAGGTGGCGGCGTCTTTCCTGCGGTGGAACGCCTCGAAGAATCAGGTGGACCTGAAGGACTTCTGCAACAACTTCAAGGCGGAGCCATGGCGCCTTCATCGTGTGGATCGTGACGAGGACCGCATCCTTGCCCTGTGCGACGACAGACCGCGCGGCATAGTACCGGGGCCGCTTGGCGACGATGGTACGCCGCGCATCGCTGCGTTGGTGGCAGGTATCGACACGCAGGGTAGCGACGAGCACCGGGGCTACTTCCGTTATGTCATCCGCGCTTTCGGCTGGGGGCAGGAGGATGAAAGCTGGCTCATCCAGTGCGGCACCGCGCCGACCTTTCCGGCACTGGCCGAGATTCTCTGGGGCAGTGTCTACCGCGACGGCCATGGGAACGAATACCGGGTTCGCCTCGCCCTGCAAGACTCCATGGGCCACCGGACGAAAGAGGTCTACGCCTTCTGTGCCGCCAACAAGGGCCGCATCTTTCCCACGCAGGGCAAGCAGCATCAGGCTGCACCCCTGACCTATTCGCCCCTGGAGTACTATCCGGGCACGCAGCGCCGCATTCCGGGCGGTCTGCGCCTGCTCAAGGTGGATACGACGTTCTTCAAGAACGACCTTGCGGCGAAGCTTTCCATTGCGCCGGAAGACCCCGGTGCCTTTCACCTGCACCACGACACGCCGCTGGAATACGCGCGGGAGATGGTCGCAGAATACTACGATGAACAGAAGCAGGCGTGGGTCTGCCCTTCGGGGCGGGATAACCACTATTGGGACTGCGAGGTGCTCGCCCTTGCCGGGGCCTTTGCCCTTGGCGTGCGTAACTGGAAGCAGCCACAGCAGCAAACGAAGACGCAGCATGAGGCACAGTCAGTGCCGGCGTCTCCGAGATATGGAGCCCGTCCGGGCTGGTGGGGAGGTGCGAGATGA
- a CDS encoding helix-turn-helix domain-containing protein yields MNSGKDLGRKLNWRQACDVLGCSRSFFYNLVNTGLLPSRRYGRVKGIWVYERDCLEHLARTSSCVESGQNHV; encoded by the coding sequence ATGAACAGCGGGAAAGATTTGGGGCGCAAGCTCAACTGGAGGCAGGCGTGCGACGTTTTAGGATGCAGCCGTTCCTTCTTCTATAACCTTGTGAACACGGGCCTTTTGCCTTCGCGGCGGTACGGGCGCGTCAAGGGCATATGGGTGTATGAACGCGATTGTCTAGAGCACCTCGCTAGAACATCGTCTTGCGTTGAATCGGGGCAAAATCATGTCTGA
- a CDS encoding phage portal protein, which produces MRALRPHARRPFRRPACQGIRASFSHAVVGRASSPLVPGVVQPVSRDAGAFRGTLSNYRPWRPSLVAGGQERTTASTRSEDLVANDWAGRSMVDTITLNAVGANGLFPQSIIPAALLGLDEEQARDIGDRMESIFKLWCESAGLEGQHFADLQFMGLRSALVHGEMLHIPVMVDPTKEGGFLGLRMQPVHPERLCTPSDKRALHNMRDGVELDRLGRPCALWVAEPAPDLWSGRLGWGALGSDSFRRIPHRLFHRPGAFHCFRRTSEEQYRGEPILSPALKLFRHLADSLEYELIGQIVAASFPLFIKVADGTQGVEDYLGQFQQGPGGQGGQERVYHQSYAPGQVLYGNPGDDVKPLSSDRPGANWTGFVNFVVRAMGASAGIPYEALLKDFSKTNYSSARAALLEAWRVYMLWRQWQARSYCQPIYRMVIEEAYLRGLISLPTSAPGFYEALPLWTASMWIGPGRGYIDPVKEAKANISLIESGLSTYGEILGERGLAVEDVWAARGYEDRLMQRLAPRLAARLDAASFVAGAPPEDDGFPSDDDGDGDTNHDDAEEGDDAATA; this is translated from the coding sequence ATGCGCGCCCTTCGTCCACATGCCCGCCGCCCGTTCAGGCGTCCTGCCTGTCAGGGCATCCGTGCCTCCTTCAGTCACGCCGTTGTCGGTCGTGCCTCCTCCCCGCTGGTTCCCGGCGTCGTGCAGCCTGTCTCGCGCGACGCCGGGGCCTTCAGGGGCACGCTGTCCAACTATCGGCCGTGGCGGCCCAGCCTTGTGGCGGGCGGTCAGGAGCGCACCACCGCCTCCACCCGGAGTGAGGACCTTGTCGCCAACGACTGGGCCGGGCGTTCCATGGTGGACACCATCACACTCAACGCGGTGGGGGCCAACGGCCTGTTCCCGCAGTCCATCATTCCGGCGGCGTTGCTGGGCCTTGATGAAGAGCAGGCGCGCGACATCGGCGACAGGATGGAGTCCATCTTCAAACTGTGGTGCGAGTCTGCCGGGCTTGAAGGGCAGCACTTCGCAGACCTTCAGTTCATGGGGCTGCGTTCGGCGCTCGTCCATGGCGAGATGCTGCACATCCCGGTCATGGTGGACCCGACGAAGGAAGGGGGCTTTCTCGGCCTTCGCATGCAGCCCGTGCATCCGGAGAGGCTCTGCACCCCGTCTGACAAGCGCGCCCTGCACAATATGCGTGACGGTGTGGAACTCGACCGCCTTGGCAGGCCCTGCGCCCTGTGGGTGGCGGAACCTGCGCCGGACCTCTGGAGCGGTCGGCTTGGCTGGGGGGCGCTTGGCAGCGACAGCTTCAGGCGCATTCCGCACAGGCTGTTCCACCGTCCGGGGGCGTTCCATTGCTTCCGCCGCACCAGCGAGGAGCAGTACCGGGGCGAGCCTATCCTCTCCCCGGCGCTCAAGCTGTTCCGGCACCTTGCCGACAGCCTCGAATACGAGCTCATCGGGCAGATCGTGGCGGCGAGCTTTCCGCTGTTCATCAAGGTGGCTGACGGCACGCAGGGTGTCGAGGACTACCTCGGGCAGTTCCAGCAGGGACCCGGCGGGCAGGGCGGGCAAGAGCGCGTCTACCACCAGAGTTACGCCCCCGGGCAGGTGCTCTACGGCAACCCCGGCGACGACGTGAAGCCGCTCTCCAGCGACCGGCCCGGTGCCAACTGGACGGGCTTCGTCAACTTCGTGGTGCGGGCCATGGGCGCATCGGCGGGCATACCCTACGAAGCCCTGCTGAAAGACTTCTCCAAGACCAACTACTCCAGTGCCCGCGCGGCCCTGCTCGAGGCGTGGCGCGTCTACATGCTGTGGCGTCAGTGGCAGGCGCGTTCTTACTGCCAGCCCATCTACCGCATGGTCATCGAAGAGGCGTACCTGCGCGGCCTCATCTCCCTGCCCACGTCTGCCCCCGGTTTCTACGAGGCATTGCCCCTCTGGACCGCCTCCATGTGGATAGGGCCGGGGCGCGGCTACATCGACCCCGTCAAGGAAGCCAAGGCCAACATCTCGCTCATCGAAAGCGGCCTTTCCACCTACGGCGAGATTCTCGGTGAACGGGGGCTTGCCGTGGAGGACGTGTGGGCGGCCCGTGGCTACGAGGACCGCCTCATGCAGCGTCTTGCGCCCCGCCTTGCCGCACGTCTCGACGCCGCCAGTTTCGTGGCGGGCGCACCGCCGGAAGACGATGGCTTCCCGTCTGACGACGATGGCGACGGGGACACCAATCACGACGACGCCGAGGAGGGCGACGATGCCGCAACTGCATGA
- a CDS encoding S49 family peptidase: protein MPQLHDLFAERMWAAMPEALGHFFSAFRHAEASDDPGRPLPADASPPHGEERAATFGVSGGEERPYELCDGVAVIPVMGMLTPRRSWSWGYGYTTGMLDQIRPAIAAALADRGVRAILLDVASPGGTVAGMKELADYIGAERAKGTKPMAAYANGLMASAAYMIGSATGRVLAPATATVGSIGVISVYEDWSKWNEKAGLSYAYLTAGQWKAVGNPDTPLADNERAYLQERLTALYRHFTDGVSASMGLDAANLTTWADGKVFVASEAPQGLVTAIVADREAAIATLAKEMTMDRANLASQHPELLASIEREAAEKAVAAARTQFEEKATTGLGDKQQACLAAVRAVAGDEAASRVQALLEQNLSASQIEAVASLLPKPAAQATTEAQPRHEEPSASHEERILAGIVGAHAAPLSGVPGNPGAETPAQFGQRMAGLLTR from the coding sequence ATGCCGCAACTGCATGACCTTTTTGCCGAGCGCATGTGGGCCGCCATGCCCGAAGCCCTTGGACATTTCTTCTCGGCCTTTCGCCATGCCGAAGCCTCCGATGACCCCGGCCGTCCTCTCCCTGCTGATGCTTCCCCCCCGCACGGCGAGGAGAGGGCGGCCACCTTCGGCGTGTCCGGAGGCGAAGAACGCCCCTATGAACTGTGTGATGGCGTCGCCGTCATCCCGGTCATGGGCATGCTCACGCCCCGCCGAAGCTGGTCTTGGGGCTACGGATACACCACCGGCATGCTCGACCAGATTCGCCCGGCCATTGCCGCGGCTCTTGCCGACAGGGGCGTGCGCGCCATCCTGCTGGATGTGGCCAGCCCGGGCGGGACCGTGGCGGGCATGAAGGAGCTTGCCGACTACATCGGTGCCGAACGCGCCAAGGGCACGAAGCCCATGGCGGCGTATGCCAACGGACTCATGGCCAGCGCCGCCTACATGATCGGCTCGGCAACGGGGCGGGTGCTGGCACCTGCCACGGCCACCGTGGGCAGCATCGGCGTGATCTCGGTCTACGAGGACTGGTCCAAGTGGAACGAGAAGGCCGGCCTTTCCTACGCCTATCTGACAGCTGGCCAGTGGAAGGCCGTGGGCAACCCCGACACCCCCCTTGCCGACAACGAGCGCGCCTACCTGCAGGAACGGCTGACCGCTCTCTACAGACATTTCACCGACGGGGTGAGCGCGAGCATGGGACTCGACGCCGCGAACCTGACGACGTGGGCGGACGGCAAGGTCTTTGTCGCCTCCGAAGCGCCGCAGGGCCTCGTTACCGCCATCGTGGCCGACCGCGAAGCGGCCATAGCAACCCTTGCCAAGGAGATGACCATGGACAGGGCGAACCTTGCCAGCCAGCACCCCGAACTGCTGGCGTCCATCGAGCGCGAGGCCGCAGAGAAGGCCGTGGCTGCCGCTCGTACCCAGTTCGAAGAGAAGGCCACGACGGGCCTCGGCGACAAGCAGCAGGCGTGCCTTGCTGCGGTCAGGGCCGTGGCGGGCGACGAGGCCGCAAGCCGCGTGCAGGCACTGCTCGAGCAGAACCTTTCCGCGTCGCAGATCGAAGCCGTGGCGTCGCTGCTGCCCAAGCCCGCAGCGCAGGCCACGACCGAAGCCCAGCCCCGGCATGAGGAACCGAGCGCCAGCCATGAGGAGCGCATCCTCGCTGGCATCGTCGGGGCCCACGCCGCGCCGCTTTCCGGCGTTCCCGGCAACCCCGGTGCGGAAACCCCTGCACAGTTCGGCCAGCGCATGGCCGGGCTGCTGACCCGATAG
- a CDS encoding head decoration protein, with translation MNGVTTYEKTFVPFLGAHPPLMESVTIASSGAARDLMAGTVLAVVTASGKLKELAPGASDGSQTPTHILAEDCSVPASGDLVAVAYTHCEALDRGLVWPQGITAPQKAAAIAALRDAGIFVTLNQPA, from the coding sequence ATGAATGGCGTAACCACCTACGAGAAGACGTTCGTCCCGTTCCTCGGCGCGCATCCGCCGCTGATGGAATCCGTCACCATCGCATCATCGGGCGCGGCGCGTGACCTCATGGCCGGTACCGTGCTCGCCGTCGTCACGGCGTCGGGCAAGCTCAAGGAACTCGCCCCCGGCGCGTCCGACGGCAGCCAGACCCCCACGCACATTCTCGCTGAAGATTGCAGCGTGCCCGCTTCGGGCGATCTCGTGGCGGTGGCCTACACCCACTGCGAAGCGCTCGACCGCGGACTGGTGTGGCCGCAGGGCATCACGGCACCGCAGAAGGCCGCAGCCATCGCCGCGCTTCGTGATGCGGGCATCTTCGTGACCCTCAACCAGCCCGCCTAG
- a CDS encoding major capsid protein, whose amino-acid sequence MDYFDFRYLTEAVQVMPGQPGLLQKILFRERISNPAKILQFDADRFKNKVVPYTSAVKGGTILENTRRSTSFLQFPKLRPKKQLDPEKILARPSGMAPYVAGGQSLEQAAQKNLAVELQDLRRRLDLTVEKACADVLQGALTIPELGLAYDFGMPAEHKVTLTGTAKWSDTGSDPNADLEAWTKKTKDATGYAPDVLILGTTACNAFLSHAKVKERLDLRRVEGGLLAPDFAADFKGYYGGLQVYTYGGSFFDATDTAREIWPANKVALFSSKARAVLEFGLIEDLDAGPGGVQAEFFSKMWTERDPSVLWLLGETDPLPVTYEPASIVTAVVA is encoded by the coding sequence ATGGACTACTTCGACTTTCGCTACCTGACCGAGGCCGTACAGGTCATGCCCGGCCAGCCCGGGCTGCTGCAGAAGATCCTCTTCCGCGAGCGCATCTCCAACCCCGCGAAGATCCTCCAGTTCGACGCGGACCGCTTCAAGAACAAGGTCGTGCCGTACACCTCCGCCGTGAAGGGCGGGACCATCCTCGAGAACACGCGCCGTTCGACCTCCTTTCTGCAGTTCCCCAAGTTGCGGCCCAAGAAGCAGCTCGACCCCGAGAAGATCCTCGCCCGGCCTTCCGGCATGGCACCCTATGTGGCCGGAGGCCAGAGTCTGGAGCAGGCCGCGCAGAAGAACCTTGCCGTGGAACTGCAAGACCTGCGGCGTCGCCTCGACCTCACCGTGGAGAAGGCCTGCGCCGATGTGCTGCAGGGTGCCCTGACCATCCCCGAACTTGGTCTGGCCTACGACTTCGGCATGCCCGCCGAGCACAAGGTCACGCTCACCGGCACGGCGAAATGGTCGGATACGGGCAGCGACCCCAACGCCGACCTCGAGGCGTGGACGAAGAAGACCAAGGACGCCACGGGCTACGCGCCTGACGTGCTCATTCTCGGCACCACGGCCTGCAACGCCTTCCTCTCGCACGCCAAGGTCAAGGAACGGCTCGACCTGCGCCGTGTCGAGGGCGGGCTTCTCGCCCCCGACTTCGCGGCGGACTTCAAGGGCTACTATGGCGGGCTTCAGGTCTACACCTACGGCGGCAGCTTCTTCGACGCCACCGACACCGCCCGCGAGATATGGCCCGCCAACAAGGTGGCGCTCTTCTCCTCCAAGGCCCGTGCCGTGCTCGAGTTCGGCCTCATCGAAGACCTCGATGCAGGCCCCGGCGGAGTGCAGGCCGAGTTCTTCTCCAAGATGTGGACCGAGCGCGACCCCTCCGTGCTGTGGCTGCTGGGCGAGACCGACCCGCTGCCCGTCACCTATGAGCCTGCATCCATCGTCACCGCCGTGGTGGCCTAG
- a CDS encoding phage holin family protein, producing the protein MMLDQLALWCGIQCRELTENSVFKSALAAVFAWVAGMLGGVANVLPFLAILLVLDYVLGFVRACRIRRISGAKMRAGAWKFLFYFAAVFVVATVDGALGKAWTLFHVPMGAFFVFYLCVNEAMSCLDHLKFFGVPIPEWLSTRLRDYRETFCPPAGRAASGTK; encoded by the coding sequence ATGATGCTCGACCAGCTAGCCCTGTGGTGCGGCATCCAGTGCCGTGAACTGACGGAGAACTCTGTGTTCAAGTCCGCTCTTGCTGCCGTGTTCGCGTGGGTGGCCGGAATGCTGGGAGGGGTGGCCAACGTGTTGCCCTTCCTCGCCATTCTGCTGGTGCTCGACTACGTGCTGGGCTTTGTCCGCGCCTGCCGCATCAGGCGCATCAGCGGGGCCAAGATGCGCGCCGGCGCGTGGAAGTTCCTCTTCTACTTCGCCGCCGTGTTCGTGGTGGCCACCGTGGACGGCGCGCTCGGCAAGGCGTGGACGCTGTTCCATGTGCCCATGGGGGCGTTCTTCGTCTTCTACCTTTGCGTCAACGAGGCCATGAGCTGCCTCGACCACCTCAAGTTCTTCGGTGTGCCCATTCCGGAGTGGCTCTCCACCCGGCTGCGCGACTACCGCGAAACCTTCTGTCCGCCCGCAGGCCGGGCGGCTTCAGGAACGAAGTGA
- a CDS encoding glycoside hydrolase family 108 protein: protein MTYDVAFMRAMEFTLPREGGLSDDADDPGGVTNHGISLRWLRSLGQLEGDVDGDGDVDADDIRGLTPEQATALYHRHFWLRPGLQSLPQGIAICQFDAGVNCGLTRAVRILQEALCGMGQSVAVDGIFGGKTFSAVMSLCRLPYGEPRLATAMCLGRIRFYVDLAASPKRAKYLRGWVSRATDLASLVG from the coding sequence ATGACCTACGACGTAGCATTCATGCGTGCCATGGAGTTCACGCTCCCGCGCGAGGGCGGCCTCTCCGATGATGCCGACGACCCGGGGGGCGTGACCAACCACGGCATAAGCCTGCGCTGGCTCCGCTCTCTCGGACAGCTTGAGGGCGATGTCGACGGTGATGGCGATGTGGACGCGGACGACATCCGGGGCCTCACCCCCGAACAGGCCACGGCCTTGTATCACCGTCACTTCTGGCTGCGGCCGGGCTTGCAGTCGCTGCCGCAGGGCATTGCCATCTGCCAGTTCGATGCGGGCGTGAACTGCGGCCTGACCCGGGCCGTCCGCATCCTGCAAGAGGCTCTTTGCGGCATGGGCCAGTCCGTGGCCGTGGACGGCATCTTCGGCGGCAAGACCTTCTCTGCCGTCATGTCGCTCTGCCGTCTTCCGTATGGCGAGCCGCGTCTTGCCACCGCCATGTGTCTTGGCCGCATCCGCTTCTATGTGGACCTCGCGGCTTCGCCCAAGCGCGCCAAGTACCTTCGCGGCTGGGTGAGCCGCGCAACCGACCTTGCCAGCCTCGTGGGCTGA